From one Planococcus citri chromosome 3, ihPlaCitr1.1, whole genome shotgun sequence genomic stretch:
- the LOC135838882 gene encoding protein takeout-like, translating into MLIAVVAFVGLVFANFADAAIIKGGIVIPTYSEPCRRNDKNFNGCIKKTLQELLPKFSNGIKELNISSLDPFFLDEYLLHYDSGDISGKCLYKNVYTSGLMNVKITDVRSEIDDPDYFEMEIDAYFPKVISTGNYKAEGIIGNFPIQGKGIFNVTAFNVTGTMHLIGHSVNIEGEKHMKITDLRLKEHEIGDLKIFATNLINGNPELSQIALTFANQFWRIFHQLMLPNIQEGFEKVGRPFINQLFLQIPYDQLLPPNRK; encoded by the exons atgcTTATCGCTGTGGTGGCTTTTGTTGGTTTGGTGTTCGCGAATTTCGCGGATGCTGCTATTATCAAAGGAGGAATCGTTATtc cCACGTACTCGGAACCATGCAgaagaaatgacaaaaatttcaatggctGTATCAAGAAAACATTGCAAGAATTGTTACCTAAATTCAGCAACG GTATCAAGGAATTGAATATTTCATCATTGGATCCATTCTTCTTGGATGAATACTTGTTGCATTACGACTCTGGAGATATTTCTGGCAAATGTTTGTACAAAAATGTTTACACCAGTGGTTTAATGAACGTCAAAATCACCGATGTCAG atctgAAATCGACGACCCGGATTACTTCGAAATGGAAATCGATGCCTATTTCCCGAAAGTGATCAGCACTGGTAACTACAAAGCCGAAGGTATCATTGGTAATTTCCCAATCCAAGGCAAAGGTATCTTCAACGTTACCGCAT TCAATGTTACCGGTACAATGCATTTAATCGGACACAGCGTCAATATCGAAGGTGAAAAACACATGAAAATCACCGACTTGAGACTGAAAGAACACGAAATCGGCGACTTGAAAATCTTCGCCACTAACTTAATCAATGGAAACCCAGAACTAA GTCAAATCGCATTAACCTTTGCCAACCAATTCTGGAGAATCTTCCATCAACTCATGTTACCAAACATTCAAGAAGGTTTCGAGAAAGTCGGAAGACCTTTCATCAATCAACTTTTCCTACAAATCCCATACGATCAACTTTTGCCACCAAATAGAAAATAA